Within the Acidimicrobiales bacterium genome, the region CCGTCGCTGACGATGTAGCAGCCGAGCTCGCCGCGGGGCGACTCGACGGCGGCGTAAACCTCGCCCTCGGGCACGCTGAAACCCTGGGTGAAGATCTTGAAATGGTGGATCAGTGCCTCCATCGACTCGTCGATGCGGGCACGGGGCGGTGGGGTCACCTTGCGGTCGTCGCTGCGATAGTCGCCGCTGGGCATGCGCTCGAGGCACTGCTGGACGATGCGCATCGACTCGCGTATCTCGTTGAGACGGATGGCATAGCGGTCGAAGGTGTCGCCGTAGGTACCGACGACCACGTCGAAGTCGACCTCGGGGTAGGCGAGGTAGGGCATGTCACGCCGCAGGTCCCAGGCGTAGCCGGTCGAGCGCAGAATTGGCCCGGTTGCTCCCAAAGCCACGGCGTCTTCGGTCGTGATGACTCCGATGCCCTGGGTGCGATCGCGCCAGATCGGCTGGCCGGTCATGAGGATGTCGAACTCTTCGAGGCGCTCGGGCAGGCCCGACAGAAGGTTCGCCACGCCATCTTCCCAACCATCGGGTAGGTCGGCGGCCACACCACCGGGGCGGATGTAGTTGTGGTTCATCCGCAGACCGGTGACGGTCTCGAAGAAGCGGAGTACGTCCTCGCGCTCCTTCCAGCCGTACAACATCATGCCGACGGCGCCGAGGTCCATGCCGTTGGTGGCCAAGAACAGCAGGTGCGAGCTCATCCGGTTGAGCTCGGTCATGAGCATGCGGATCCAGGTGGCGCGCTCGGGTATTTCGATCTCGAGCAACTGCTCGACGGCCAGAGAGAAAGCCAGTTCGGAAAACAGCGGCGATGCGTAATCCATGCGAGTGACGTTGGTGCAGCCCTGCAGGAAGGTCAGGTCTTCGCCCGTCTTCTCCATGCCGGTGTGCAGATAGCCGATGATCGGCTTGCTGCGCACCACGGTTTCGCCCTGCAGCTCGAACATGACCCTGAGCACGCCGTGGGTCGACGGGTGCTGCGGGCCCATGTTGATGATCATCCGCTCGTCTTCGATGTCGGCCGCTATCTCGGCGGCACGGATCTCGGACAGGCGCAACACCTTGTCGTCGTGGAGGAGGGCCTGGCGAGAAGCCAGGATGCTGTCTGTATCGATGTGGTCCGGTGAGTTCTCGGTGGTCGTCATGTCACCTGCCCTCCGGAGCCTTGAACTGAACTGGGATGCGGCCCATGGAGAAGTCCTTGCGGAGCGGGTAGCCCACCCAGTTCTCGGGCATGAGAATTCGGGTGTGGTCTGGGTGACCGTCGAAGGTGATGCCGAACATGTCGTAGGCCTCTCGCTCCATCGCCTCTGCACCCGGATGAAGGTCGACGATGGTCGGCACACTCTGGCCGTCGTCGAGCTGAACGCGCAGGCGAACCCGCCGACGCCCGACGAGGTCGAGGAGGTTGACGACCAACTCGAAGCGTTTGGCCGCTACGCCGTCGGCGACCGTGCGGTTGTCGAGGCCGAGGTAGTCGACGGCGGTGAGGTCGGCGCACATCGTGAATCCCTGACCCAACAGAGCCACGACGGTGTCCTTGTATCCCGCCAAGTCAGGGTGAAGAACCTGTTGGCCCCGCGAGCTCGTCTCGACGACTCCGAGGGCAGCTGCATCTACGGCGGCGGTCACCGTCCGCCACCCGTGGTGATGATCACAGGTGCCGGCTGCTCGTCGAGGTGGATGCCGGCCCCGCCGCCGTTCTGTTCGCGGCGCTGGGTGAGCTCTCCGGTGCGGATCTTTTCGTGCAGGGTCAAGATTGCATGGAGCAGTGTCTCGGGTCCCGGAGGACACCCGGGTGCGTAGACATCGACAGGAACGATCTGGTCGACGCCCTGGACGATGGCGTAGTTGTTGAACATCCCGCCGCTGGACGCGCATACGCCCATGGAGATGACCCACTTGGGTTCCATCATCTGGTCGTAGACGGTCCGCAGAACGGGGGCCATCTTCTGGCTGACACGTCCGGCCACGATCATGAGATCGGCCTGGCGTGGCGACGCCCGGAACGTCTCCATGCCATAGCGCGCCATGTCATAGTGGGCGGCGCCCGTCGCCATCATCTCGATGGCACAGCACGCCAAACCAAAGGTCGCCGGCATCAGCGAGCGCCGGCGGGCCCACTTGACCAGCTCCTCGATGGGAGCGGTGATGAAGTTGTGTTGGAGTCCTTCGAGGCCGTCGTCGAGGAATCCCATCAGGCTGCCTCACCTTCCGCTTGTGGCTGTGGGACGGCGAAGCGTCCCTCGAGCCCGACCTTGCGGACCGTGCTCGTGGTGGTGCGCTCGGGTGAGCGAACCGGGTCGAGTCGCTTCCTCCCGGGACCCCAGTTGAGGCCTCCGAGCGCGAGCTCATAGACGAAGGTCAGGAAGAAGATGCCAGCAAAGATCAGCATCGCGACCAGGCCAAAAGCCCCTAGTTCGCCGTTGGCGACGGCCCACGGATACAAGAACACGATCTCGATGTCGAACATGATGAACAACATCGCGACCAGATAGAACTTGACCGGGAATCGCTCGGGCGCCTCGACGGTATCGGTGATGCCGCACTCGTATGGCGCCGACTTCGCCCTCGTCGCTCGGCTGGGCGCGAGCAAGCGAGATGCGAAGATACTCCCCAGTACGAATATGACCCCCAGTACCCCCAGCGTCAGAATCGGCAGGTACTGCTCCATCGGTCTTTTCCTTAGGTTTGGGCGCCGCTCCTGGCCATCAGGGCCAAGTCACGACGGTGCAACTGATAAGCGGTGATCGCGAAGAGGATCCCAGACCCCACCGTTATCAGGAATGGCGGGAATCGCAAGTTGCCCTGGTCGCGAACCATCACGACACTCCAGATGGTGGCGTTGTCGTCCAGGACGCGCTCGGGAATCGGAGCATCGGAGTTCAGGTCGATCGGCGGCTGGTCTTGATAAGCCTGCACCTGGACCACGGTGTAGTGGGGTGAGCCCCACGTGGGCAGGAAGAAGTCGAAGAGCTTGTTGCTGGGAATCAGCGGGCGAGAGCGCTCGCCACCGATACGAAACGCTCGGTGGTGGAAGATGTCCTGGGCGCTCTCGTACAAGCAGTTGTTGACAACCTCGAGGCGACGCTCGTCGGCAGCAGCACAGACGATCTCGGCATCTGCCGCCGAGTCGATGTCGCCGCGCTCTTCAGCGCTGACAAGCTGCCAATCGCCTGGCGGTTCGGCACCCAACGGCAGGTTGGCGAGTTGCTGAACCTCGTCGACGTCGGCAGCGGCCAGGTTGGTCGTTATCTGCAGCGGTCGCCACGAGGGCGGATCGCCGACCAGACCGATGCCATAGACCCACCAGATGATGCCCATCAGGAACATCCAGCCGGCAAGACCACAGAGTGAAATCAAGAATCCGAGGCGGGTTCCGACGTTGGTCGCCAACAGGAGGTAGACCGAACCGCACAGCACGATGAAACCGATGCCGACAGCGAGGTAGCCGGTTATGTTCGGATCCCACTGGAAAGCGAGCAGGCTGCTGATCATCTGCGACTTATCCCTCGCTCGATTCTGGGTTGACCTCGTCGCCAGCCGTGCCGGTCAGGCCGGGCTCGAGCTCGAAGGTCCTGGTGTACTCGACAATGGCTCGGATCTCGTCTTCTGAGAGGAAGGTGCCGAATCCGGGCATTCCGTAGTTGCCGA harbors:
- a CDS encoding NADH-quinone oxidoreductase subunit D yields the protein MTTTENSPDHIDTDSILASRQALLHDDKVLRLSEIRAAEIAADIEDERMIINMGPQHPSTHGVLRVMFELQGETVVRSKPIIGYLHTGMEKTGEDLTFLQGCTNVTRMDYASPLFSELAFSLAVEQLLEIEIPERATWIRMLMTELNRMSSHLLFLATNGMDLGAVGMMLYGWKEREDVLRFFETVTGLRMNHNYIRPGGVAADLPDGWEDGVANLLSGLPERLEEFDILMTGQPIWRDRTQGIGVITTEDAVALGATGPILRSTGYAWDLRRDMPYLAYPEVDFDVVVGTYGDTFDRYAIRLNEIRESMRIVQQCLERMPSGDYRSDDRKVTPPPRARIDESMEALIHHFKIFTQGFSVPEGEVYAAVESPRGELGCYIVSDGSTKPVRMHIRGPSFVNLQTLPHLLQGGLIADAVAVISSVDPIMGEVDR
- a CDS encoding NADH-quinone oxidoreductase subunit C, whose amino-acid sequence is MTAAVDAAALGVVETSSRGQQVLHPDLAGYKDTVVALLGQGFTMCADLTAVDYLGLDNRTVADGVAAKRFELVVNLLDLVGRRRVRLRVQLDDGQSVPTIVDLHPGAEAMEREAYDMFGITFDGHPDHTRILMPENWVGYPLRKDFSMGRIPVQFKAPEGR
- a CDS encoding NADH-quinone oxidoreductase subunit B family protein, with product MGFLDDGLEGLQHNFITAPIEELVKWARRRSLMPATFGLACCAIEMMATGAAHYDMARYGMETFRASPRQADLMIVAGRVSQKMAPVLRTVYDQMMEPKWVISMGVCASSGGMFNNYAIVQGVDQIVPVDVYAPGCPPGPETLLHAILTLHEKIRTGELTQRREQNGGGAGIHLDEQPAPVIITTGGGR
- the ndhC gene encoding NADH-quinone oxidoreductase subunit A, translated to MEQYLPILTLGVLGVIFVLGSIFASRLLAPSRATRAKSAPYECGITDTVEAPERFPVKFYLVAMLFIMFDIEIVFLYPWAVANGELGAFGLVAMLIFAGIFFLTFVYELALGGLNWGPGRKRLDPVRSPERTTTSTVRKVGLEGRFAVPQPQAEGEAA